A section of the Verrucomicrobium sp. GAS474 genome encodes:
- a CDS encoding Gfo/Idh/MocA family oxidoreductase, with the protein MPTSRLKSPVKKKAKKIRYAVMGLGWIARDAVLPAFVHAGRNSELVTLFYHHPSQAAFGTQYGLEKVYSYKDFERGLREQRVDAIYLALPNHLHREYTLRAAKLGVHVLSEKPLAVTSADCRAMIAGCRKHGVKLMTAYRLHLERGNLTAIRWASSGKLGQIRFFNSYFTMQVKPGDIRTKKEWGGGTLYDIGIYCINTIRSLFRAEPTEVFAASVEGSGRRFGDVDELSSCVLRFPGNRIATFTTSFSSDPENAYELFGTKGHLRVDNGYAFPGPSTHRVTIGGKTATRTFGAHDQFGPELLYFSDCILHDRTPEPSGEEGLIDIEIIEALLRSARLGRPVKLKTTVKRTRPDLRQLIESPAL; encoded by the coding sequence ATGCCCACGTCTCGTTTGAAATCGCCGGTGAAAAAGAAGGCCAAGAAAATCCGCTACGCCGTGATGGGGCTCGGCTGGATCGCGCGGGACGCCGTCCTCCCGGCCTTCGTCCATGCCGGGCGGAACTCGGAACTCGTCACCCTGTTCTACCATCATCCCTCCCAGGCGGCCTTCGGGACGCAGTACGGCCTGGAAAAGGTCTATTCCTACAAGGACTTCGAGCGCGGGCTCCGGGAGCAGCGGGTCGACGCGATCTACCTCGCGCTGCCGAATCATCTCCACCGGGAATACACCCTCCGCGCCGCGAAGCTCGGCGTCCATGTCCTCTCGGAGAAGCCCCTCGCCGTCACCTCCGCCGACTGCCGGGCGATGATCGCCGGATGCCGGAAGCACGGCGTGAAGCTGATGACGGCCTATCGCCTTCACTTGGAGCGGGGGAACCTGACGGCGATCCGCTGGGCCTCCTCGGGAAAGCTCGGCCAGATCCGCTTCTTCAACTCCTACTTCACCATGCAGGTGAAGCCGGGCGATATCCGGACGAAGAAGGAGTGGGGCGGCGGGACCCTCTACGACATCGGCATCTATTGCATCAACACGATCCGTTCCCTCTTCCGCGCCGAGCCGACCGAGGTCTTCGCCGCCAGCGTCGAGGGATCGGGCCGCCGCTTCGGCGACGTGGACGAGCTCTCGTCGTGCGTCCTCCGTTTTCCCGGGAACCGGATCGCGACCTTCACCACCAGCTTCAGCAGCGATCCCGAGAACGCCTACGAGCTCTTCGGGACGAAGGGCCACCTGCGCGTCGACAACGGCTATGCCTTCCCCGGTCCCTCGACCCACCGCGTCACGATCGGAGGGAAGACGGCGACCCGGACCTTCGGCGCGCACGACCAGTTCGGCCCCGAACTCCTCTATTTCTCCGACTGCATCCTCCACGACAGGACCCCGGAGCCGTCCGGCGAGGAAGGCCTCATCGATATCGAGATCATCGAGGCGCTTCTCCGTTCCGCCCGGCTCGGCAGGCCGGTGAAGCTCAAGACGACGGTGAAGCGGACCCGCCCCGACCTCCGCCAGCTGATCGAAAGCCCCGCCCTCTAA
- a CDS encoding exo-alpha-sialidase: MLCLPLSAEAGEEAVHWESSGWGGGGFFWSAVFHPTKKGVLYMGGDVLGIYKTDDSGKQWRLINNGLPSYGVFSLAVTPASPESIYALTVNGPARSLDGGEHWTANPVQKEIVCQKYKSIRAIAADPVDADLVYVGSPKGKIFKSEDGAKTWKEVYALAQAGTVFSVVINPRQPTQVFGATATAGIVESDDRGVTWKELATPKKAAHITVSPSDGVLYGAFFDQGVYKSADGGKTWTKTAMEANAKNNAIEVVVNPQDANTVYCLAADHSAWAGAVYTSHDAGATWTRNNRMKPDLENDPTNPKDPDFLKTGTGPMSSVTNLALSPNFPNDLFISANWRSAYSEDGGKTWAERARGADISCVTDIRFFKNRTYAANMDEGVLMSENNGANWKAIWPLSYQPKVSGDVWRVAISEGSAGDRIVAAASPWNNVPRKNVILLSEDGGATPPAVIDAGLPDYLPKANTMWDHGYLRALAADPNDAKVFYAGIDGDPEGDKTGGGVFKSEDGGYTWKQLPVQPGSRRMYYGLAVDPTNSKRIFWGTCGNGGGLYRSEDGGNSWSYVFKDEGWIFNLHVSAEGIVYAAGKNLWASADHGTTWKKISNFDASQAIMGLETKPGSPNTIWISRVTWGSDAGGGIYKTTDGGATWSEITGDIPYRKPLVLRYNAATGELWTGFVGLFKTKQ; encoded by the coding sequence TTGCTTTGCCTCCCCCTGAGCGCCGAAGCTGGGGAGGAGGCGGTTCATTGGGAAAGCAGCGGTTGGGGCGGTGGCGGATTCTTTTGGTCGGCGGTCTTCCATCCGACCAAAAAAGGGGTCCTCTACATGGGCGGCGACGTCCTCGGGATCTACAAGACCGACGATTCCGGGAAACAGTGGCGCCTGATCAACAACGGCCTGCCCAGTTATGGAGTCTTTTCTTTGGCCGTCACTCCGGCAAGCCCGGAGAGCATTTACGCCCTCACTGTGAACGGCCCTGCCCGAAGCCTCGACGGCGGCGAACATTGGACGGCGAACCCCGTCCAGAAGGAAATCGTCTGCCAGAAGTACAAGAGCATCCGGGCCATCGCCGCCGATCCGGTCGATGCCGACCTGGTCTACGTCGGCAGCCCGAAGGGGAAGATCTTCAAGAGCGAGGACGGCGCGAAGACGTGGAAGGAAGTCTACGCCCTGGCCCAGGCGGGCACCGTCTTCAGCGTCGTGATCAATCCGCGCCAGCCGACCCAGGTCTTCGGCGCGACGGCGACGGCGGGGATCGTCGAGAGCGACGACCGCGGCGTCACCTGGAAGGAACTCGCCACCCCGAAGAAGGCGGCCCACATCACCGTTTCCCCCTCCGACGGGGTCCTCTACGGCGCGTTCTTCGACCAGGGCGTCTACAAGTCGGCCGACGGCGGCAAGACGTGGACGAAGACCGCGATGGAGGCGAACGCGAAGAACAACGCCATCGAGGTCGTCGTCAATCCCCAGGACGCGAACACCGTCTACTGCCTCGCCGCCGACCACTCCGCCTGGGCCGGCGCCGTCTACACCAGCCACGACGCCGGGGCGACCTGGACGCGGAACAACCGGATGAAGCCCGATCTCGAAAACGATCCGACCAACCCGAAGGATCCCGACTTCCTGAAGACCGGCACCGGCCCGATGAGCTCGGTGACCAACCTCGCCCTCTCGCCGAATTTCCCGAACGACCTCTTCATCTCGGCCAACTGGCGGAGCGCCTACAGCGAGGACGGCGGGAAGACGTGGGCGGAGCGGGCGCGCGGTGCCGACATCTCCTGCGTCACCGACATCCGCTTCTTCAAGAACCGCACCTACGCCGCGAACATGGACGAGGGCGTCCTGATGAGCGAGAACAACGGGGCGAACTGGAAGGCCATCTGGCCCCTCTCCTACCAGCCGAAGGTTTCCGGCGACGTCTGGCGGGTCGCGATTTCCGAGGGGAGCGCCGGCGACCGGATCGTCGCCGCGGCGAGCCCCTGGAACAACGTCCCCCGGAAGAACGTCATCCTGCTCAGCGAGGACGGCGGCGCGACGCCTCCCGCCGTCATTGACGCCGGTCTCCCCGACTACCTCCCGAAGGCGAACACGATGTGGGACCACGGCTACCTCCGGGCGCTGGCCGCCGACCCCAACGACGCGAAGGTCTTCTACGCCGGGATCGACGGCGATCCCGAGGGCGACAAGACGGGCGGCGGCGTCTTCAAGTCGGAGGACGGCGGCTACACCTGGAAGCAGCTCCCCGTCCAGCCCGGCAGCCGCCGGATGTATTACGGCCTCGCCGTCGACCCGACGAACTCCAAGCGGATCTTCTGGGGGACCTGCGGCAACGGCGGCGGCCTCTACCGGAGCGAGGACGGCGGCAATTCGTGGAGCTACGTCTTCAAGGACGAGGGATGGATCTTCAACCTCCATGTCTCGGCCGAGGGGATCGTCTACGCCGCGGGGAAGAACCTGTGGGCCAGCGCCGACCACGGCACGACCTGGAAGAAGATCTCCAACTTCGACGCCAGCCAGGCGATCATGGGCCTCGAGACGAAGCCCGGCAGCCCCAACACGATCTGGATCTCCCGCGTCACCTGGGGGAGCGACGCCGGCGGCGGCATCTACAAGACCACCGACGGCGGCGCGACCTGGTCCGAGATCACGGGCGACATCCCTTACCGGAAACCCCTCGTCCTCCGCTACAACGCCGCCACGGGCGAACTCTGGACGGGCTTCGTGGGGCTCTTCAAAACCAAGCAATAG
- a CDS encoding sialate O-acetylesterase, with amino-acid sequence MRLASLFQDHAVLQRDLPIPVWGSAAPGERVTVTLAGETARVAAADDGRWLVRFRARPAGGPFELAAESASGRVVVRDLLVGEVWLCSGQSNMEWTLNRSKPFDEVATAPMPEVRLLTVQNPARLVRQAEVVGRWEVATPEALAAFSAVGCWFGRRIHAELGVPVGLICTAWGGTRIQAWISREALMQDLLGLDEIAKFEGEVFDPTLPQKETYADYADWEKRGAPQDAGNRGLAEGWAAPGFADGSWQTMPLPSRWQSHGHPGSGVFWFRRTVVVPPAWRGRDLTLRLGMVDKHDDTWVNGERVGGLSWADGPMTWATPRVYPVPARLVAADGSVAIAVRVRSHVYHGGIIGGGEKPGMSLGLTLPLPDEETDATDRLSLVGEWRYTVEQDWGLVIPPTTAWGAEDQNSPAILFASRVAPLLPFALRGVLWYQGESNASEARAYRRLMRTLIGDWRRAWGQGDFPFLQVQLANYMPAAAEPLASEWAELREAQAMALAEPRTGLAVAIDVGDAGDIHPLDKRTVGLRLAAWALAETYGRGGLPSGPIYADHAVESRATGEPARLRVRFRHAAGLRTRDGGAPRHVALCGGDGIFVWAEAAIEGESLVAWHPEIAVPRALRYAWADNPEGCNLVNAADLPAVPFRTDAE; translated from the coding sequence ATGCGCCTCGCCTCCCTCTTCCAGGATCACGCCGTCCTCCAGCGCGATCTCCCGATCCCCGTCTGGGGCAGCGCCGCTCCCGGCGAGCGGGTCACCGTCACCCTCGCCGGGGAGACGGCCCGGGTCGCCGCCGCCGATGACGGCCGCTGGCTCGTCCGCTTCCGGGCGCGTCCGGCGGGCGGTCCCTTCGAGCTCGCGGCGGAGTCGGCCTCGGGCCGCGTCGTCGTCCGCGACCTCCTCGTCGGCGAGGTCTGGCTCTGCTCCGGCCAGTCGAACATGGAGTGGACGCTGAACCGGTCGAAGCCGTTCGACGAGGTTGCGACGGCGCCGATGCCCGAAGTCCGCCTGCTGACGGTCCAGAATCCCGCCCGCCTGGTCCGTCAGGCCGAGGTCGTGGGACGCTGGGAGGTCGCGACCCCCGAGGCCCTCGCCGCCTTCTCGGCGGTCGGCTGCTGGTTCGGACGGCGGATCCATGCGGAGCTCGGCGTCCCCGTCGGCCTCATCTGCACGGCGTGGGGCGGGACCCGTATCCAGGCCTGGATCAGCCGCGAGGCCCTCATGCAGGACCTCCTCGGCCTCGACGAGATCGCCAAGTTCGAGGGCGAGGTCTTCGATCCGACGCTGCCGCAGAAGGAGACCTACGCGGATTACGCCGATTGGGAGAAGCGGGGCGCGCCGCAGGACGCCGGGAACCGGGGCCTCGCCGAGGGCTGGGCCGCCCCCGGCTTCGCCGACGGATCGTGGCAGACCATGCCCCTCCCTTCCCGCTGGCAGAGCCACGGCCATCCCGGGAGCGGCGTCTTCTGGTTCCGCCGCACCGTCGTCGTCCCGCCCGCCTGGCGCGGACGCGATCTCACGCTCCGCCTCGGGATGGTCGACAAGCACGACGACACCTGGGTGAACGGCGAGCGGGTCGGCGGCCTCTCCTGGGCCGACGGCCCGATGACGTGGGCGACGCCCCGCGTCTATCCCGTTCCCGCCCGCCTCGTCGCCGCCGACGGGAGCGTCGCCATCGCGGTCCGGGTCCGTTCCCACGTCTATCACGGCGGGATCATCGGAGGGGGGGAGAAGCCGGGCATGAGCCTCGGCTTGACTCTTCCGCTCCCCGACGAGGAGACCGACGCCACCGACCGCCTCTCCCTCGTCGGGGAGTGGCGCTACACCGTCGAGCAGGATTGGGGCCTCGTCATCCCGCCGACGACGGCGTGGGGGGCGGAGGACCAGAACTCCCCCGCCATTCTCTTCGCCAGCCGGGTCGCGCCGCTCCTCCCCTTCGCGCTGCGCGGCGTCCTCTGGTACCAGGGGGAATCGAACGCCTCGGAGGCGAGGGCCTACCGCCGCCTGATGCGGACGCTGATCGGCGACTGGCGCCGCGCGTGGGGGCAGGGTGATTTCCCGTTCCTCCAGGTGCAGCTGGCCAATTACATGCCCGCCGCCGCCGAGCCGCTCGCGAGCGAGTGGGCCGAGCTGCGCGAGGCCCAGGCGATGGCCCTCGCCGAGCCGCGCACCGGCCTCGCCGTGGCGATCGACGTCGGCGACGCGGGCGACATCCACCCGCTCGACAAGCGGACCGTCGGCCTCCGGCTGGCCGCGTGGGCCTTGGCCGAGACCTACGGACGGGGCGGCCTCCCCTCCGGCCCGATCTACGCCGATCACGCCGTCGAATCCCGCGCCACCGGGGAGCCCGCCCGGCTGCGGGTCCGCTTCCGCCATGCGGCGGGGCTGCGGACGCGGGACGGCGGCGCGCCCCGACACGTCGCCCTCTGCGGCGGCGACGGGATCTTCGTCTGGGCCGAGGCCGCGATCGAGGGCGAGAGCCTCGTCGCCTGGCACCCGGAGATCGCCGTCCCCCGGGCCCTCCGCTACGCCTGGGCCGACAACCCGGAAGGCTGCAACCTCGTCAATGCCGCCGACCTCCCCGCCGTTCCCTTCCGCACCGACGCGGAGTAA
- a CDS encoding prepilin-type N-terminal cleavage/methylation domain-containing protein, with the protein MCRSAKASRRPRAAFTLVEVMCAMAILVFIMVMLSQILGSVTQAWVGGQRKANNFTKARVMLEMFARDIRGGVFRSDLAAFPGGQLSLYTNSQGVSSQGGSVRAVSLVTYSYSTDRSTLASLSTLQRGDTGILWSSDAASIAFGNTAGFGANAVHPRDTAAGVIAYKAVFLYADGTLSSTYSAGTSSPVSSSGTSSANPLCGVGLTLAVIDDQTLLQLNSAQFLGLRSLLEEGAHGTTSVKGDWEKMIKSGALNGYPMGVKANLKIFERYVTLPTL; encoded by the coding sequence ATGTGCCGATCCGCTAAAGCCTCCCGCCGCCCCCGCGCGGCCTTCACCCTCGTCGAGGTGATGTGCGCCATGGCGATCCTCGTCTTCATCATGGTCATGCTCAGCCAGATCCTCGGCTCCGTGACCCAGGCGTGGGTCGGCGGGCAGCGGAAGGCGAACAACTTCACGAAGGCCCGCGTCATGCTGGAGATGTTCGCCCGCGACATCCGGGGCGGCGTCTTCCGCTCCGACCTCGCCGCCTTCCCCGGCGGGCAGCTCTCCCTCTACACGAACTCCCAGGGCGTCAGCTCCCAGGGCGGCTCGGTCCGCGCCGTCTCCCTCGTCACCTACTCCTACAGCACCGACCGCAGCACCCTCGCCAGCCTCAGCACCCTCCAGCGCGGCGACACCGGCATCCTCTGGAGTTCCGACGCCGCCTCCATCGCCTTCGGCAACACCGCCGGCTTCGGGGCCAACGCCGTCCATCCCCGCGACACCGCCGCCGGGGTCATCGCCTACAAGGCCGTCTTCCTCTACGCCGACGGCACCCTGTCCTCGACCTACAGCGCGGGCACGTCGAGCCCCGTCAGCAGTTCCGGCACCTCCTCCGCCAATCCCCTCTGCGGCGTCGGCCTCACCCTCGCCGTCATCGACGACCAGACTCTCCTCCAGCTCAACAGCGCCCAATTCCTCGGCCTGCGGAGCCTTCTGGAGGAGGGGGCCCACGGCACCACCAGCGTGAAGGGGGATTGGGAGAAGATGATCAAGAGCGGCGCGCTGAACGGGTACCCCATGGGGGTGAAGGCCAACCTCAAAATATTTGAACGCTATGTCACCCTTCCCACACTCTGA
- a CDS encoding MFS transporter has protein sequence MKTYQAGTLNYTARGLAFLFFWLLWGDFAFTFFESIFGRFLPFYLKDLNASNTLISVMTGSIAGAVNILFLPNFSRWSDQYRSRLGRRIPFLYVVAPVTALSLVGVGFAPEIAAWIHLHFLSRVAPSVAVGTIIIGLLCFLVVSYHFFNMMLVNLYNWLLRDVVPQETISRFLAWFRVVGALSSMVFLWYVFPHLMERRREVFIGVALFYLAAFLLMCFWVKEGEYPPPPAVDERPGMVEAFLLYFRDCMSVPIYRNFFIAYLLASIATNCAGPFGALFTRDTLHITMHDMGKLFTWGTAAGPIAFVIIGWFCDRFSPLRVTLVGFFGMAIGCVAGYFLVQGKTSYLVFSLVNALPSAAWGIGSFAATMKLFPSERFGQLSSGLNVFGCGALIVGNFLMGRFMDLVHSNYRMTYVWSAVLFTLAAYPMWLVIRDWKRYGGPDHYVAPLPPVV, from the coding sequence ATGAAAACCTACCAGGCCGGCACGCTCAACTACACCGCGAGGGGGCTCGCCTTCCTTTTCTTCTGGCTCCTCTGGGGCGACTTCGCCTTCACCTTTTTCGAGAGCATCTTCGGCCGCTTCCTCCCCTTCTACCTGAAGGATCTCAACGCCTCGAACACGCTGATCAGCGTCATGACGGGGAGCATCGCCGGGGCGGTCAACATCCTCTTCCTGCCGAACTTCAGCCGATGGAGCGACCAATACCGGAGCCGCCTCGGACGGCGGATTCCCTTCCTCTACGTCGTCGCGCCGGTCACCGCCCTCTCGCTGGTCGGTGTCGGCTTCGCGCCCGAGATCGCCGCGTGGATCCACCTCCATTTCCTTTCCCGCGTCGCCCCCTCCGTCGCCGTCGGGACGATCATCATCGGGCTGCTCTGCTTCCTCGTCGTCAGCTACCACTTCTTCAACATGATGCTGGTGAACCTCTACAACTGGCTGTTGCGGGACGTGGTGCCGCAGGAGACCATCTCCCGGTTCCTCGCGTGGTTCCGTGTCGTCGGGGCGCTCAGCTCGATGGTCTTCCTCTGGTACGTCTTCCCCCACCTGATGGAGCGCCGCCGGGAGGTCTTCATCGGCGTCGCGCTTTTCTATCTCGCCGCCTTCCTCCTCATGTGTTTCTGGGTGAAGGAAGGAGAGTATCCCCCGCCCCCCGCCGTCGACGAGCGCCCCGGCATGGTCGAGGCGTTTCTCCTCTACTTCCGGGACTGCATGAGTGTCCCGATCTACCGGAACTTCTTCATCGCCTACCTCCTCGCCTCGATCGCGACGAACTGCGCCGGGCCTTTCGGCGCCCTCTTCACCCGGGATACCCTCCACATCACGATGCACGACATGGGGAAGCTCTTCACCTGGGGGACGGCGGCGGGGCCGATCGCCTTCGTCATCATCGGGTGGTTCTGCGACCGCTTCTCGCCGCTCCGCGTCACCCTCGTCGGCTTCTTCGGGATGGCGATCGGGTGCGTGGCGGGCTACTTCCTCGTGCAGGGCAAGACGAGCTACCTGGTCTTCAGCCTCGTCAACGCCCTCCCCTCGGCGGCCTGGGGCATCGGCTCCTTCGCGGCGACGATGAAGCTCTTCCCCTCGGAACGCTTCGGGCAGCTCTCCTCGGGCCTCAACGTCTTCGGTTGCGGCGCCCTCATCGTCGGCAATTTCCTCATGGGCCGCTTCATGGACCTGGTCCATAGCAACTACCGGATGACCTATGTCTGGAGTGCCGTCCTCTTCACCCTTGCCGCCTATCCGATGTGGCTCGTCATCCGGGATTGGAAACGTTACGGCGGCCCCGATCACTACGTCGCGCCGCTCCCGCCCGTCGTCTGA
- a CDS encoding zinc-binding alcohol dehydrogenase produces the protein MQINQVVITGKREVSLQSLTLEEGNLAPNEVLIESERSFISAGTELAGYTATDADVYKEGAWCAYPWKSGYGNVGRVLDAGNGLSAWIGKRVYTNGPHASVFRYTLDPIYRIIASVPEGISLEDAVAARMAMVAMSGLDNAKPGYARWVVVIGLGMVGNLAAQFFRLTGAHVIGVDPSARRRQVAQDCGIPHVLSGTEEEVAAGVAELTGGKLAEVTVDAVGHSAVSLQALRLTAQGGEVVVLGSPRTEFAGNLTEVFRTAHIRWITIKGALEWYAPTESPLDHLYTQQKKLAAIYSWIADGRLRIAPLLTHLLPPQEIKAAYEGLLNQKEDYVGVVLKWK, from the coding sequence ATGCAAATCAACCAAGTCGTTATTACCGGCAAGCGCGAGGTCTCTCTCCAGTCCTTGACGCTGGAAGAAGGCAACCTCGCACCCAACGAAGTCCTCATCGAATCGGAGCGGAGCTTCATCAGCGCCGGGACCGAGCTGGCCGGGTATACCGCCACCGATGCCGACGTCTACAAGGAAGGGGCCTGGTGCGCCTACCCGTGGAAGTCGGGCTACGGCAACGTCGGCCGCGTCCTCGACGCGGGGAACGGTCTCTCCGCCTGGATCGGGAAGCGGGTCTACACGAACGGCCCCCACGCCTCCGTCTTCCGCTACACGCTCGATCCCATCTACCGGATCATCGCGTCGGTGCCGGAGGGGATTTCCCTCGAGGACGCCGTCGCCGCCCGGATGGCGATGGTGGCCATGTCGGGCCTCGACAACGCGAAGCCCGGATACGCCCGGTGGGTCGTCGTCATCGGCCTCGGGATGGTCGGCAACCTCGCGGCCCAGTTCTTCCGCCTCACCGGCGCCCACGTCATCGGCGTCGACCCGAGCGCGCGGCGGCGGCAGGTCGCCCAGGATTGCGGCATCCCCCACGTCCTCTCGGGGACCGAGGAAGAAGTCGCCGCCGGGGTCGCCGAACTGACCGGCGGCAAGCTCGCCGAGGTCACCGTCGACGCCGTCGGTCACAGCGCCGTCTCCCTCCAGGCCCTCCGCCTCACGGCGCAGGGCGGGGAAGTCGTCGTCCTCGGCAGCCCCCGCACCGAATTCGCCGGGAACCTCACCGAGGTCTTCCGCACCGCCCACATCCGGTGGATCACGATCAAGGGGGCGCTCGAATGGTACGCGCCGACCGAATCGCCTCTCGACCACCTGTACACGCAGCAGAAGAAGCTGGCGGCGATCTATTCCTGGATCGCCGACGGACGCCTCCGCATCGCCCCGCTCCTGACCCATCTCCTTCCCCCGCAGGAGATCAAGGCGGCCTACGAGGGGTTGCTGAACCAGAAAGAGGATTACGTCGGGGTGGTGCTGAAGTGGAAGTGA
- a CDS encoding 4-alpha-glucanotransferase: MKLDPNRKHTALLAPVFALRRASDEGIGDTQAMREAVDFCVKMGFSVLQTLPIHEVVGDYSPYNPISSCALSPALLTLSPEEVPGFPDRETMEKAAPASWLSQLRQGAVKYNSVQSLKIHLLLASHRRFLAQAQAGGLHDEFAKFKKENAEWLDAYTLFRLLIREYEGNTNWTEWQPVHQNRASAEAWFAHVPQHNALEQVRDGFAFIQWVAARQWASVRSYAEARDVLLMGEMSFGVSRASVDTWERPELFDLDWSMGAQSLGAFDASKDSERWGQNWGFPPYRWENHRSEGFAWLRRRIRRESLTFHLCRVDHLRGYFRAYMMPWGGGPQHTDFSRLDLEQIKQRTGGRIPRFVPGPDSDPMMAKLNDLQGREVISVLKEAAGSMALVAELMADMTPYMRQALEDLAVPSLSLPTLDRNPDHTLLPIASFRPLSLATYATHDHAPLAVQYANLVLGAQAAHHASAVELESFLHLVGWKGTRPDEMNDALLEASQRTLLGSPCVLAAFLTSDMLGIRQRYNLPGSYGAGTWAERLECSLEECLRHATYGPRLKKLKEVIAKSGRIRPSLPVAVPAPAPQAEPGAEAAQANIEPAHAK; this comes from the coding sequence ATGAAACTCGATCCCAACCGGAAACACACCGCCCTCCTCGCCCCCGTCTTCGCCCTCCGCCGCGCCAGCGACGAGGGGATCGGCGACACCCAGGCCATGCGCGAAGCCGTCGACTTCTGCGTGAAGATGGGCTTCTCCGTCCTCCAGACGCTCCCGATCCACGAGGTCGTCGGCGACTACAGCCCCTACAACCCGATCAGTTCCTGCGCCCTCTCGCCCGCTCTCCTCACCCTCTCCCCGGAGGAGGTCCCCGGCTTCCCCGACCGGGAGACGATGGAGAAGGCCGCGCCCGCCTCGTGGCTCTCCCAGCTCCGGCAGGGAGCGGTGAAATACAACTCGGTCCAATCCCTCAAGATCCATCTCCTCCTCGCCAGCCATCGCCGCTTCCTGGCCCAGGCGCAGGCGGGAGGGCTCCACGACGAGTTCGCGAAGTTCAAGAAGGAGAACGCCGAGTGGCTCGACGCCTACACCCTCTTCCGCCTCCTGATCCGCGAGTACGAGGGGAACACGAACTGGACCGAATGGCAGCCCGTCCACCAGAACCGCGCCTCGGCCGAGGCCTGGTTCGCCCACGTTCCCCAGCACAACGCGCTGGAGCAGGTGCGGGACGGCTTCGCCTTCATCCAGTGGGTCGCCGCCCGGCAATGGGCCTCGGTCCGCTCCTATGCCGAGGCCCGCGACGTCCTCCTCATGGGGGAGATGTCGTTCGGCGTCAGCCGCGCCAGCGTCGACACCTGGGAACGCCCCGAGCTCTTCGACCTCGACTGGAGCATGGGGGCCCAGTCCCTCGGCGCCTTCGACGCCAGCAAGGATTCGGAGCGGTGGGGCCAGAACTGGGGCTTCCCGCCCTATCGCTGGGAGAACCATCGCTCCGAGGGTTTCGCCTGGCTCCGCCGCCGCATCCGGCGGGAATCGCTGACGTTCCACCTCTGCCGCGTCGACCACCTCCGCGGGTACTTCCGCGCCTACATGATGCCGTGGGGCGGCGGACCGCAGCACACCGATTTCTCCCGCCTCGACCTGGAACAGATCAAGCAGCGGACCGGCGGCCGCATCCCCCGCTTCGTCCCCGGCCCCGATTCCGACCCGATGATGGCGAAGCTGAACGACCTCCAGGGCCGCGAGGTGATCTCCGTCCTGAAGGAAGCCGCCGGGTCGATGGCCCTCGTCGCCGAACTGATGGCCGACATGACGCCCTACATGCGCCAGGCCCTCGAAGACCTCGCCGTGCCGAGCCTCAGCCTCCCGACCCTCGACCGGAATCCCGACCACACGCTCCTTCCGATCGCCTCCTTCCGGCCCCTGAGCCTCGCGACCTACGCCACCCACGATCACGCGCCGCTCGCCGTCCAGTACGCGAACCTCGTCCTCGGCGCTCAGGCCGCCCATCACGCCTCGGCGGTCGAGCTGGAGAGCTTCCTCCACCTCGTCGGGTGGAAGGGAACCCGGCCCGACGAGATGAACGACGCCCTTCTCGAGGCGAGCCAGCGGACCCTCCTCGGCAGCCCCTGCGTCCTCGCCGCCTTCCTTACCAGCGACATGCTCGGCATCCGCCAACGCTACAACCTTCCGGGGAGCTACGGCGCGGGGACCTGGGCCGAGCGGCTCGAGTGTTCCCTGGAGGAATGCCTCCGCCACGCCACCTACGGCCCGCGCCTGAAGAAGCTGAAGGAAGTCATCGCGAAGAGCGGTCGCATCCGCCCCTCGCTTCCCGTTGCCGTCCCCGCACCCGCCCCGCAGGCAGAGCCCGGGGCCGAGGCCGCCCAAGCCAACATCGAGCCCGCCCACGCGAAGTAG
- a CDS encoding GDSL-type esterase/lipase family protein, which yields MNRPLQSTLLLWSSSLVLAAWSLSPLTAAAQDAPAAAPAPTIGTGPAPASSPSEAAWGYWPGFKAAWEQTHNIFVERAKKGDIEILFLGDSITAGWLKPGGKEIWDKYYAPLHAEDFGIGGDSTRQVLWRIDHGTLDGITPKVVVLMIGINNMWGDNNKGTNTEIAAGIKTVVEKIEEKLPNTKILLLGMLPCQNSYFCGRVKATNAMTAKLDGGQVRYFDMFDKFAAEDGKKPIAELYIPDGTHLNAAGYQVWHDTMDPVLTDLLK from the coding sequence ATGAATCGCCCGCTCCAATCCACCCTCCTCCTCTGGTCCTCGTCCCTCGTGCTCGCGGCTTGGAGTCTCTCCCCCCTCACCGCCGCCGCCCAGGATGCCCCCGCGGCCGCGCCTGCGCCGACCATCGGCACGGGTCCGGCTCCGGCCAGCAGCCCGTCGGAGGCCGCCTGGGGCTATTGGCCGGGCTTCAAGGCGGCGTGGGAGCAGACTCACAACATCTTCGTCGAGCGGGCGAAGAAGGGCGACATCGAGATCCTCTTCCTCGGGGACTCGATCACCGCGGGCTGGCTCAAGCCGGGGGGCAAGGAGATCTGGGACAAGTATTACGCCCCGCTCCATGCGGAAGACTTCGGCATCGGCGGCGACAGCACCCGCCAGGTCCTGTGGCGGATCGACCACGGCACGCTCGACGGGATCACGCCGAAGGTCGTCGTCCTCATGATCGGGATCAACAACATGTGGGGTGACAACAACAAGGGGACAAACACCGAGATCGCCGCGGGAATCAAGACGGTCGTCGAGAAGATCGAGGAAAAGCTCCCGAACACGAAGATCCTCCTCCTCGGCATGCTGCCCTGCCAGAACAGCTACTTCTGCGGCCGCGTGAAGGCGACGAACGCGATGACCGCGAAGCTCGACGGCGGCCAGGTCCGCTACTTCGACATGTTCGACAAGTTCGCCGCCGAGGACGGGAAGAAGCCGATCGCCGAACTCTACATCCCCGACGGCACCCATCTGAACGCCGCGGGCTACCAGGTGTGGCATGACACGATGGACCCCGTCCTCACCGACCTGCTGAAGTAG